CGTCATCCTGCTCGTCATCACCTTCCTGATCATCACCATGATGTCGCGCATCGTCGACATCAAGAAGGAACTCTAGAGCATGAAGGAAGGACGCCCGCGCTCGTTCTATGTGCTCGCGATCTTCTTCGCGGCCTATGTGCTGTTCCTCTACGGGCCGATGATCGCGATCTACGTACTGTCGTTCCAGGGACCACAGGGCGGCCTCACCTTCCCGATGAACGGCGTGTCGACCTTCTGGATCGCAAAGCTGTTCAAGGGGACCGGGATCGTCGATCTCGGCGCGGCCTTCCGCCGCTCGCTATTGCTCGGCATCATCGTGATGATCGTCACCGTCGTGCTGTCGGTCGCCGCCGGCATGGCCTTCCGCAGGAAGTTCAAGGCGCAGAGCATCCTGTTCTACTCGGCGATCGCCAGCCTGATCGTGCCTTCGATCATCACCTCGCTCGGCATCTCGCTGGAATTTCGCATCATCGACGATCTGATCAAGGCGCATTGGAACGAGAATTTCGAGACCTCGATGGGCCTGCTCACCTCCGGGCTCGGCGCACACCTGACCTGGACGCTGCCGTTCGGGCTGCTCATCATGTTCGCGATCTTCAACCGCTTCGATCCCAGGCTCGAGGAAGCCGCGCGCGATCTCGGCGCGACGCCGTGGCAGACCTTCCGCCACGTCGTGCTGCCGATCATCCTGCCCTCGGTGATCGGTATCGGTCTGTTCGGCTTCACGCTGTCCTGGGACGAGCTCGCGCGCTCCAGCCAGGCGATCGGGGCGGTGAATACATTGCCGCTGGATCTGCAGGGCCTCACCACGACAGTGACGAACCCCGACATCTACGCGCTTGGCACCGTGATCTCGGCCGTGTCGTTCACGGTGATCGCGCTTGCACTCGGCACCATCGCCATGCTCAACAAGCGTCAGGCGGCCAAGGGCTCGGACGCCGGCCAAGGACTCGTCTGACAACGCGCTTGCCTGAGAAGGGACTTGTGTGATCGCGATGCGGCTACACGTCGTCAATCCCAACACCACTGTGACGATGACGGCGAAGATCGCCGCGGCTGCGCGCAGCGTCGCCCTGCCCGACACGGTGATTGACGCGCGCCAGCCCGCGATGGGCCCGGTCTCGATCGAAGGATTTTACGACGAAGCTTTCGCAGTGCCCGGCATGCTCGGCTGCATCCGCGAGGCCGACCGTGACGGCGCCGATGCCCATATCATCGCCTGCTTCGACGACACCGGCCTTGATGCTGCACGCGCGATCGCCAAAGCCCCTGTGGTCGGCATCGGCGAGGCCGGCTTCCACATGGCGACCCTGATCGCGGCGCGCTTTGCCGTGGTGACCACGCTCGGTGTCTCCATCGTGCCGATCGAGCACAACTTACGGAAATACGGCCTCGCCGAGCGCTGCGCGCGCGTTCGCGCCGCCGAGGTCCCGGTGCTCGCGCTCGAGGAGCGCAACGCGGACGCGCTTGCAAAAATCTCCGCGGAGATCACGGCCGCGATCCGCGACGACCGCGCCGAGGCCATCGTGCTCGGCTGCGCCGGCATGGCCGATCTCGCTGCGGAGCTCGCCGCGACGCACGGCCTGCCCGTAGTCGATGGCG
The sequence above is drawn from the Bradyrhizobium amphicarpaeae genome and encodes:
- a CDS encoding aspartate/glutamate racemase family protein, with protein sequence MRLHVVNPNTTVTMTAKIAAAARSVALPDTVIDARQPAMGPVSIEGFYDEAFAVPGMLGCIREADRDGADAHIIACFDDTGLDAARAIAKAPVVGIGEAGFHMATLIAARFAVVTTLGVSIVPIEHNLRKYGLAERCARVRAAEVPVLALEERNADALAKISAEITAAIRDDRAEAIVLGCAGMADLAAELAATHGLPVVDGVAAAVTLAESLVRLGLTTSRLGPYAAPRSKPYNGLLSGFRP
- a CDS encoding ABC transporter permease — protein: MKEGRPRSFYVLAIFFAAYVLFLYGPMIAIYVLSFQGPQGGLTFPMNGVSTFWIAKLFKGTGIVDLGAAFRRSLLLGIIVMIVTVVLSVAAGMAFRRKFKAQSILFYSAIASLIVPSIITSLGISLEFRIIDDLIKAHWNENFETSMGLLTSGLGAHLTWTLPFGLLIMFAIFNRFDPRLEEAARDLGATPWQTFRHVVLPIILPSVIGIGLFGFTLSWDELARSSQAIGAVNTLPLDLQGLTTTVTNPDIYALGTVISAVSFTVIALALGTIAMLNKRQAAKGSDAGQGLV